From Peptoanaerobacter stomatis, one genomic window encodes:
- a CDS encoding rod shape-determining protein yields the protein MSFSPDIGIDLGTASVLVYVKGKGIVLQEPSVVAMDTSTGKLLEVGEQAQRMLGRTPGHIVAVRPLKDGVISDYDMTEKMLKNFIQRVTGGVGLFRFFKPQIIVCVPSGVTEVEKRAVIDATMEAGARDVFLIEEPIAAAIGAGIDIAQPSGSMIVDIGGGTTDVAVISLGGIVESTSIKMAGDKFDEAIMKYMKKKHNLLIGERTAEEIKMNIGSAYHRDKDIYMEVRGRNQLSGLPEIVKVSSKESLEALEDSVVQIADAVHSVLERTPPELSADISDKGILMTGGGSLLWGLDKLIEARTGIKVYIAEEAISCVVKGTGESLKSLKHLGRSTNSRRR from the coding sequence ATGAGTTTTTCACCGGATATAGGAATAGATTTAGGTACTGCATCTGTGCTTGTGTATGTAAAAGGAAAAGGAATAGTTTTGCAGGAACCATCAGTTGTTGCAATGGATACTTCTACAGGGAAATTGCTTGAAGTAGGAGAGCAGGCTCAAAGAATGCTTGGTAGAACTCCAGGACATATAGTGGCTGTTAGACCTCTTAAAGATGGAGTTATATCAGATTATGATATGACTGAAAAGATGCTCAAAAATTTTATACAAAGAGTTACAGGTGGAGTAGGTCTTTTTAGATTTTTTAAACCTCAAATAATAGTATGTGTGCCTTCCGGAGTTACAGAAGTTGAAAAAAGAGCAGTTATAGATGCTACTATGGAGGCGGGAGCAAGAGACGTATTTTTGATAGAAGAACCGATTGCGGCTGCGATTGGAGCAGGAATAGATATTGCACAACCGAGCGGATCTATGATAGTAGATATAGGTGGGGGTACAACGGATGTAGCTGTAATATCATTAGGTGGTATAGTTGAAAGTACGTCAATAAAGATGGCCGGAGATAAATTCGATGAAGCTATCATGAAATATATGAAGAAAAAACATAACCTGCTTATAGGAGAAAGAACGGCTGAAGAAATAAAGATGAACATAGGTTCTGCTTACCATAGAGATAAAGATATATATATGGAAGTTAGAGGAAGAAATCAGTTATCAGGACTTCCTGAAATTGTAAAAGTTTCATCAAAAGAATCTTTAGAGGCTCTTGAAGACAGTGTAGTTCAAATTGCAGATGCAGTTCATTCAGTGCTTGAAAGAACACCGCCTGAATTATCTGCCGACATATCTGATAAAGGTATACTTATGACCGGAGGAGGCTCACTTCTTTGGGGATTGGATAAACTTATTGAAGCGAGAACAGGAATAAAAGTTTATATAGCGGAAGAAGCGATATCTTGTGTTGTAAAAGGTACCGGAGAATCATTAAAATCTTTAAAACATCTGGGAAGATCTACAAATTCAAGAAGAAGATAA
- a CDS encoding flagellar basal body rod C-terminal domain-containing protein yields MFRGIYTAANAMLTKQNRIETISNNIANVDTTGFKKDVDVIEAFSEKLLYKRENNEGYLRAFPNRAKVSNKQLRDGNTRIDIDITRGYLQLEDKNGNSYHKSASLVRDEEGYLRTVYREYNSDVITKFGAYLLDVDGNKINVPQGEIAIDSLGNLTAGGTAVAKVIIPEARKSIGTINSGALRDRVMINFNQGSQERTENPMHISLEGEGFFKIRINGTDSIKYSRSGAFTMDENRVIKDYLNNTVLSEDNNQITVPENSKLVEFKRDGSVYSLNNDGQREQIGKLALVDITNKEDMQKYGHSYMQMIGNTQPQEKAFEGKVLQGYLERSNVNTIDEMVDMIEMFRGFESDQKVINSYDQIMQKAANEIGKI; encoded by the coding sequence ATGTTTAGAGGAATATATACAGCGGCAAATGCTATGCTGACTAAGCAAAATAGAATAGAAACCATATCCAATAATATAGCAAATGTTGATACAACCGGATTTAAAAAAGATGTAGACGTTATAGAAGCATTTTCAGAGAAACTTTTGTATAAGAGAGAAAATAACGAAGGATATCTTCGTGCTTTTCCAAACAGAGCAAAAGTAAGCAATAAACAACTTAGAGATGGCAATACAAGAATAGATATAGATATAACGAGAGGTTATCTTCAGCTTGAGGATAAAAACGGCAACAGCTATCATAAATCAGCAAGTTTAGTAAGAGATGAAGAAGGTTATTTAAGGACTGTATACAGAGAGTATAACTCCGATGTTATAACTAAGTTCGGAGCATATTTGTTAGATGTAGACGGTAATAAGATAAATGTGCCACAAGGTGAAATTGCAATAGATTCATTAGGCAATTTGACAGCCGGAGGAACAGCTGTTGCAAAAGTTATAATACCTGAGGCGAGAAAATCAATAGGTACAATAAATTCTGGTGCTTTGAGAGATAGAGTTATGATTAATTTCAATCAAGGCAGTCAAGAAAGAACAGAAAACCCTATGCATATAAGTCTTGAAGGTGAAGGATTTTTTAAGATAAGAATAAATGGTACAGACAGCATAAAATATTCCAGAAGTGGAGCTTTTACCATGGATGAAAATAGGGTGATTAAAGACTATCTCAATAATACGGTACTTTCAGAAGATAACAATCAAATAACAGTACCTGAAAACTCCAAATTAGTTGAATTTAAAAGAGATGGTAGCGTATATTCATTGAACAATGATGGTCAAAGAGAACAGATAGGTAAACTTGCCCTTGTTGATATAACCAATAAAGAAGATATGCAAAAATATGGGCATAGTTATATGCAGATGATTGGGAATACACAGCCTCAAGAAAAGGCATTTGAAGGTAAAGTGCTTCAAGGTTACCTTGAACGTTCAAACGTAAATACTATTGATGAAATGGTAGATATGATTGAAATGTTCAGAGGGTTTGAATCCGACCAAAAGGTTATAAATTCTTACGACCAAATTATGCAAAAGGCTGCTAATGAAATAGGTAAGATTTAG
- the flgG gene encoding flagellar basal-body rod protein FlgG, with the protein MRALWTAASGMKAQQTNMDVIAHNISNVNTTGYKAQKTEFKDLLYTYSSPVSNDVQLGQPVNLQIGHGVMPVATSRKFITGSAERTENPTDLAIVQGTGFFVVENPNDAGNENNRYYTRDGNFKFSVEDGQLTLVTSQGEKVLTTDDGYIQLPENSKEFSVSQNGTVTAKSLEGETLSLGQIKIVTFVNPEGLKAVGDNFFVPTDNSGQPVQEEDETRETKIYQGYLEMSNVQLVDEMVRMITAQRAYEINSKSVQTADDMLNTVNQLKR; encoded by the coding sequence ATGAGAGCTTTGTGGACCGCTGCAAGTGGAATGAAAGCACAACAGACTAATATGGACGTAATAGCACATAATATTTCTAACGTCAATACAACAGGTTATAAAGCACAAAAAACAGAGTTTAAAGACTTATTATATACTTATTCAAGTCCTGTAAGCAATGATGTTCAATTAGGTCAACCTGTGAATTTACAAATAGGTCACGGTGTTATGCCGGTTGCAACATCAAGAAAGTTTATTACAGGAAGTGCAGAAAGAACAGAAAATCCTACTGATTTGGCAATAGTTCAAGGAACAGGATTTTTTGTAGTGGAAAATCCGAATGATGCCGGAAATGAAAACAACAGATATTATACAAGAGACGGTAATTTTAAATTTTCAGTTGAAGACGGTCAGTTGACACTTGTAACTTCACAAGGGGAAAAAGTACTCACGACAGATGACGGATATATACAATTGCCTGAAAACAGCAAAGAATTTTCCGTAAGTCAAAATGGAACTGTTACTGCTAAAAGCCTTGAAGGAGAAACTTTATCATTAGGACAGATAAAAATAGTTACTTTTGTAAATCCTGAAGGATTAAAAGCAGTAGGAGATAACTTTTTTGTTCCGACAGATAACTCAGGACAGCCTGTACAAGAAGAAGACGAAACAAGAGAAACTAAAATATATCAAGGATATTTAGAAATGTCGAATGTACAGCTTGTGGATGAAATGGTTAGAATGATAACAGCGCAAAGAGCATATGAAATAAATTCAAAATCAGTACAAACAGCGGATGATATGCTTAATACGGTAAATCAATTAAAGAGATAA
- a CDS encoding rod-binding protein, which yields MNIDTSYQPYISNSNLNISQEKINTLDKKKLKEAAQGMEAEFLKVFLKQSKKLMFKEDDEKNKAPGKDIMTDFMFERLAEQMSKTSPLGISEMIIRDVENKQSDLDKNLSQEDITNTIEV from the coding sequence ATGAATATAGATACGTCATATCAACCATATATATCAAATTCAAACTTGAATATATCTCAAGAAAAAATAAATACGCTTGATAAGAAAAAACTTAAAGAGGCTGCACAAGGTATGGAGGCAGAATTTTTAAAAGTATTTTTAAAACAGAGCAAAAAACTTATGTTCAAGGAAGATGACGAAAAAAATAAAGCTCCCGGAAAGGACATAATGACAGATTTTATGTTTGAAAGATTAGCTGAGCAAATGTCAAAGACATCACCGCTTGGTATATCTGAAATGATAATAAGAGACGTCGAGAACAAACAATCTGATTTGGACAAAAATTTATCCCAAGAGGATATAACAAATACAATAGAAGTGTAA
- a CDS encoding D-2-hydroxyacid dehydrogenase produces the protein MKIVVLDAYSIVYNDLSFDFLKDYDASIYDFTSPEEVVSRIGDAEAVFTNKCEIDKNVIDSCPNLKFVGELATGYNNIDVQYCKEKNIIVSNIPSYASNNVSEMVFAFLLDVFYNLHDYDVAIKEGEWINSKIFTFFKHTTHNLAEKTIGIIGYGDIAKAVEKKAIVFDMNVLVHRRTQDTSDKKFVSLDYLLANSDIITVHTPLNQQTAKLINEESISKMKDGVVFVNTSRGGIVDEKALYNALESGKISHACLDVLTKEPMEKDNILLKAKNITMTPHIAWAAYETRKKLIDILEENLKAYVSGKPINVVNK, from the coding sequence ATGAAAATAGTTGTTTTGGATGCTTATTCTATAGTTTATAATGACTTGTCTTTTGATTTCTTAAAAGATTATGATGCGTCAATTTATGATTTTACATCACCTGAAGAGGTTGTAAGTAGGATTGGAGATGCTGAAGCCGTTTTTACAAATAAGTGCGAAATAGATAAGAATGTTATAGACAGTTGTCCAAATTTAAAGTTTGTAGGAGAACTTGCAACAGGCTATAATAATATAGATGTACAATACTGTAAAGAAAAAAATATTATAGTAAGCAATATACCAAGCTATGCATCGAATAACGTATCAGAAATGGTTTTTGCATTCTTATTGGACGTTTTTTATAATCTGCATGACTATGATGTTGCAATTAAAGAAGGTGAGTGGATAAATTCAAAGATATTCACATTTTTTAAGCATACTACACATAATTTGGCAGAAAAAACAATAGGAATAATAGGATATGGTGACATAGCTAAAGCTGTTGAGAAAAAAGCGATAGTTTTTGATATGAATGTTCTTGTGCATAGAAGAACTCAGGATACATCGGACAAAAAATTTGTCAGTCTTGATTATTTGCTTGCAAATTCAGATATAATAACAGTACATACGCCACTAAACCAACAGACAGCTAAGCTTATAAATGAAGAAAGCATATCAAAGATGAAAGACGGAGTAGTTTTTGTAAATACTTCAAGAGGAGGAATCGTAGATGAAAAAGCACTTTACAATGCACTTGAAAGCGGTAAGATTTCTCATGCTTGTCTTGATGTGTTAACGAAAGAGCCTATGGAAAAAGATAATATATTGTTAAAGGCAAAAAATATTACAATGACACCGCACATAGCTTGGGCAGCATATGAAACACGAAAAAAATTGATAGATATATTAGAAGAAAATTTGAAGGCGTATGTATCAGGCAAACCTATAAATGTAGTGAATAAGTAA